One region of Myxococcus fulvus genomic DNA includes:
- a CDS encoding non-ribosomal peptide synthetase: MYLPTRAAPASAFVRPGSATLVDVCRMRAFDQPTDPIYTFVDEEGEHTVTYAQLDARVRAVAARLQRELAPGDRALLMYPPGREYVVGFLACLYAGVVAVPAYPPDVMRLGRTLPRLQALVADCGAKLALTTSGISELVGPLTEGLDDLRALRWLSTDEVPLSEADSWRAPALSDATVAFLQYTSGSTGTPKGVVLAHRQLMHNSEIIAHGFDASPYPRVVSWLPPYHDMGLIGGILQPLYRDMHVSLMSPMFFLQRPMRWLETISRHGGTVSGGPNFAFDLCVRKSTPEERAALDLSRWEVAFCGAEPVRAETMERFVQAFAPSGFRREALYACYGLAEGTLIVTGRKRVAARPVELVVRDFSRQALEQGEARRPEPDAEGVTLVGSGEVLGTQVLRVVDPVTGEQKAPGQVGELWLQGPSVAEGYWQRPEETERTFHARIAGTGEGPFLRTGDLGVVDGGEVFVTGRLKDVLILRGRNLYPQDVELTVERSHPGLRPGCGVAFSVDVKGEERLVVVQEVSGKAVEAGAVDEAVARIQASVAQEHGVAAHAVVLITAGSLPKTSSGKVQRRVTRQTFLEDGLEVVHAWREGRGDVPAPDTVPREPRSTQDGDVLAWLREELSRSLGVAPGGLDADEPLTRYGLDSLRGLDVMHAVQQAWKVSLPPTLLLQGPSLREVSAWVERMRGTAEAATATAEREDPTPQVSDGQRALWFLQRLAPGATAYHITRAVRLSPRVDLGILERSLTALVARHPALACALPEEKGEPVWRSATAPVLEQESARGWAEQVLHERLVSESHRPFDLERGPLLRLRVFTDVDGGPVLLLVLHHLVTDFWSLEVLAEELGVLYTAGRRGVPPLLPAPAPAVGPILRAEEARYTGARGEALQAWWRERLSGELPVLELPTSRPRPRLQSFRGGTVSFRVEAETASRLASLGQAKGATPFMVLLAGYLAFLRRYTGQEDLVVGTPTAGRARADLARQVGYFVNPVPLRARVARGVSFSGLLSEVRGTVLDALEHQELPFARLVERLQPRRDASRPPVFQTMFVLHSGRPGREALAPFALGGAGARVRLGELELESVPLRNQASTFDLTLSMAESAGGFEASLEYCTDLFDTELAERMARHLRGLLDAVSRAPETPVLDLPLLEEEERRATLALGRRPSAIQAPEPRGLHEAFEAWAVKTPDAVALVAGATSWTYREVNEWADRLASRLRLQGVGPEGRVATLFERGGPEAVIAFLAVLKAGGVVMPCEPSHPPERISWLLQDSGARWLLSQDRLMRRLEVPSNVSSLRWEEYGSRDARAEPSAERNPSVPTLEGAAYLIYTSGSTGRPKGVLVPHRGALHLAEAMGQRFNLGPGARVLQFASPVFDASVSEYLQALMTGSTLHLPPSGEVLAGEALHRILREQRITHATLPPSACALLPDTPLPDLRMLISAGEPCPEDLVTRFAPGREMVNAYGPTEATVCSTWATCRAGEGAPDIGRPLPQVDAYVLDEALRPVPPGVAGELYVGGPLVARGYLGRPELTAERFVPDPYADEPGARLYRTGDVARWRASGHLELLGRVDAQVKLRGFRIEPGEVESALRELVGMRQSHVRVWSPPSGGEPRLVAYVVPPETGMPPPGEVRASLRARLPEYLIPADFVVLEALPVLSSGKVDTRALPPPTRATPHEGAPRTPLEETLAKAWAETLGFPAVSIHAHFFDDLGGSSLSAVRACARLREALGRDVPITHFFEHPTVQALARRLSSESEPGTQAVKHQERAEARRQALQRRGGRNNRDHG, encoded by the coding sequence ATGTATCTGCCGACTCGCGCTGCCCCCGCCTCCGCGTTCGTCCGTCCAGGTTCCGCCACGCTCGTGGATGTCTGTCGCATGCGAGCGTTCGATCAGCCCACGGACCCCATCTACACCTTCGTCGATGAAGAGGGGGAGCACACCGTCACCTACGCGCAGCTGGATGCGCGGGTGCGGGCCGTGGCGGCCCGGCTCCAGCGGGAGCTGGCACCGGGTGATCGCGCGCTCCTCATGTATCCGCCGGGGCGTGAGTACGTGGTGGGTTTCCTCGCATGCCTCTATGCGGGCGTGGTGGCGGTGCCCGCGTATCCGCCGGACGTGATGCGGCTGGGCCGCACGCTGCCGCGACTGCAGGCGCTGGTGGCCGATTGCGGCGCGAAGCTGGCGCTCACCACGTCGGGCATCTCGGAGCTGGTGGGTCCACTCACCGAGGGACTGGACGATCTGCGCGCGCTGCGCTGGTTGTCGACGGACGAAGTGCCGCTGTCGGAGGCGGACAGCTGGCGTGCTCCGGCGCTGAGCGACGCGACGGTGGCCTTCCTCCAGTACACGTCCGGCTCCACGGGCACGCCGAAGGGCGTGGTGCTGGCGCATCGCCAGTTGATGCACAACAGCGAGATCATCGCGCACGGCTTCGACGCGAGCCCCTACCCGCGAGTCGTCTCGTGGCTGCCGCCGTATCACGACATGGGCCTCATCGGCGGCATCCTCCAGCCGCTGTACCGGGACATGCATGTGTCGTTGATGTCGCCGATGTTCTTCCTCCAGCGGCCCATGCGCTGGTTGGAGACCATCTCCCGCCACGGTGGGACGGTGAGCGGCGGGCCCAACTTCGCGTTCGACCTCTGCGTGCGCAAGAGCACGCCCGAGGAGCGGGCCGCGTTGGACCTGAGCCGCTGGGAGGTGGCGTTCTGCGGCGCGGAGCCGGTGCGCGCGGAGACGATGGAGCGCTTCGTCCAGGCCTTCGCGCCCTCGGGCTTCCGGCGTGAGGCGCTCTATGCCTGCTATGGCCTGGCGGAGGGGACGCTCATCGTCACGGGGCGCAAGCGCGTCGCGGCCCGCCCCGTGGAGCTGGTGGTGCGAGACTTCTCGCGCCAGGCGCTGGAGCAGGGCGAGGCGCGCCGCCCGGAGCCGGACGCCGAGGGCGTGACGCTGGTGGGCAGCGGCGAGGTGCTGGGCACGCAGGTGCTGCGCGTGGTGGACCCGGTGACGGGGGAGCAGAAGGCACCGGGGCAGGTGGGCGAGCTGTGGCTGCAGGGCCCGAGCGTCGCGGAGGGCTACTGGCAGCGTCCCGAGGAGACGGAGCGGACGTTCCACGCGCGCATCGCGGGCACGGGCGAAGGGCCGTTCCTGCGCACGGGAGATCTGGGCGTCGTCGACGGCGGCGAGGTCTTCGTCACGGGGCGACTGAAGGACGTGCTCATCCTGCGCGGCCGCAACCTCTATCCGCAGGACGTGGAGCTGACGGTGGAGCGCAGCCACCCGGGTCTGCGTCCGGGCTGTGGCGTCGCGTTCTCGGTGGACGTGAAGGGCGAGGAGCGGCTCGTCGTCGTCCAGGAGGTCTCCGGCAAGGCGGTGGAGGCTGGGGCTGTCGACGAGGCGGTGGCGCGCATCCAGGCCTCGGTGGCACAGGAGCATGGCGTGGCGGCGCACGCGGTGGTGCTCATCACCGCGGGCAGCCTGCCCAAGACGTCGAGCGGCAAGGTGCAGCGGCGCGTCACCCGACAGACGTTCCTGGAGGACGGGCTGGAGGTGGTGCACGCCTGGCGTGAGGGAAGGGGGGATGTCCCGGCGCCGGACACCGTGCCGCGCGAGCCCAGGTCGACGCAGGATGGAGACGTGCTCGCGTGGCTCAGGGAGGAGCTGTCGCGCAGTCTCGGTGTCGCGCCGGGTGGGCTGGATGCGGACGAGCCGCTCACGCGCTATGGCCTCGACTCGTTGCGCGGGCTGGATGTGATGCACGCCGTGCAGCAGGCGTGGAAGGTGTCGTTGCCTCCCACGTTGTTGCTCCAGGGGCCCAGCCTGCGGGAGGTGTCCGCGTGGGTGGAGCGCATGCGGGGCACGGCGGAGGCTGCGACCGCGACCGCGGAGCGCGAGGACCCGACGCCCCAGGTCTCGGATGGACAGCGGGCGCTGTGGTTCCTCCAGCGACTCGCGCCCGGCGCCACCGCGTACCACATCACGAGGGCCGTACGTCTTTCGCCGCGGGTGGACCTGGGCATCCTGGAGCGCTCGCTCACCGCGCTCGTCGCTCGTCATCCCGCGCTCGCGTGCGCGCTCCCCGAGGAGAAGGGCGAGCCCGTGTGGCGCTCCGCGACGGCTCCGGTGTTGGAGCAGGAGTCCGCGCGGGGCTGGGCGGAGCAGGTGCTCCACGAGCGACTGGTGTCGGAGTCACATCGGCCGTTCGACCTGGAGCGCGGACCGCTGCTGCGGCTGCGGGTCTTCACGGACGTGGATGGCGGCCCGGTGTTGTTGCTGGTCCTCCACCACCTGGTCACCGACTTCTGGTCGCTGGAGGTGTTGGCCGAGGAGCTGGGCGTGCTCTACACGGCGGGGAGACGAGGTGTGCCCCCGCTGCTCCCCGCGCCTGCGCCCGCGGTGGGCCCCATCCTCCGAGCGGAGGAGGCTCGGTACACCGGTGCCCGGGGCGAAGCGCTCCAGGCCTGGTGGCGTGAGCGGCTGAGCGGCGAGCTGCCCGTGTTGGAGCTGCCCACCTCGCGTCCCCGTCCCCGACTCCAGTCGTTCCGGGGAGGGACGGTGTCCTTCCGCGTCGAGGCGGAGACGGCGTCGCGACTCGCGTCGTTGGGACAGGCGAAAGGCGCCACGCCGTTCATGGTGCTGCTGGCGGGCTACCTCGCGTTCCTGCGTCGCTACACGGGGCAGGAGGACCTGGTGGTGGGCACGCCCACCGCGGGCAGGGCTCGCGCGGACCTGGCGCGACAGGTGGGGTACTTCGTCAACCCCGTGCCCCTGCGTGCGCGGGTGGCTCGGGGGGTGTCCTTCTCCGGCCTGCTCTCCGAGGTGCGAGGCACGGTGTTGGACGCGCTGGAGCACCAGGAGCTGCCCTTCGCGCGCCTCGTCGAGCGGCTCCAGCCGCGACGTGATGCGTCCCGTCCGCCCGTCTTCCAGACGATGTTCGTGCTGCACTCGGGACGTCCGGGCCGCGAGGCGCTCGCGCCGTTCGCGCTCGGTGGCGCGGGGGCCCGTGTGAGGCTCGGTGAGCTGGAGCTGGAGTCGGTGCCGCTGCGCAATCAGGCCTCGACCTTCGACCTCACGTTGTCGATGGCCGAGTCGGCTGGCGGCTTCGAGGCCAGCCTGGAGTACTGCACGGACCTCTTCGACACCGAGCTCGCGGAGCGCATGGCCCGGCACCTTCGTGGGCTGTTGGACGCGGTGTCACGCGCGCCGGAGACGCCGGTGCTGGACCTGCCGCTGCTCGAAGAGGAGGAGCGACGCGCCACGCTCGCGCTGGGGCGAAGGCCCTCGGCGATCCAGGCTCCCGAGCCGCGAGGACTGCACGAGGCCTTCGAGGCCTGGGCCGTGAAGACGCCCGACGCCGTGGCCTTGGTCGCGGGCGCCACGAGCTGGACGTACCGCGAGGTGAACGAATGGGCGGACCGGCTCGCGAGTCGGTTGCGTCTCCAGGGTGTCGGGCCGGAGGGGCGCGTCGCGACGTTGTTCGAGCGCGGTGGGCCCGAGGCGGTCATCGCGTTCCTCGCGGTGCTGAAGGCGGGCGGCGTGGTGATGCCGTGCGAGCCCTCGCATCCTCCCGAGCGCATCTCCTGGCTGTTGCAGGACTCGGGGGCGCGCTGGTTGCTCTCGCAGGACCGACTCATGCGGAGGCTCGAGGTCCCCTCGAATGTGTCGTCGCTGCGCTGGGAGGAGTACGGCTCGCGTGACGCGCGGGCCGAGCCCTCCGCCGAGCGGAACCCCTCCGTGCCCACGCTGGAGGGCGCGGCGTACCTCATCTACACCTCCGGGAGCACGGGGCGTCCCAAGGGGGTGCTGGTGCCGCATCGCGGAGCCCTGCACCTCGCGGAGGCGATGGGCCAGCGCTTCAACCTGGGGCCTGGCGCGCGGGTGCTCCAGTTCGCCTCACCGGTCTTCGATGCCTCCGTGTCGGAGTACCTCCAGGCGCTGATGACGGGCTCGACGCTGCACCTGCCGCCGTCGGGCGAGGTGCTCGCGGGAGAGGCCCTGCACCGCATCCTCCGTGAGCAACGAATCACCCACGCGACGCTGCCACCGTCGGCCTGCGCGCTGTTGCCGGACACGCCGTTGCCCGACTTGCGGATGCTCATCTCCGCGGGAGAGCCTTGTCCCGAGGACCTGGTGACGCGCTTCGCGCCGGGTCGGGAGATGGTCAACGCGTACGGCCCCACCGAGGCCACGGTGTGCTCCACCTGGGCCACGTGCCGGGCCGGGGAGGGGGCGCCGGACATCGGTCGGCCGCTGCCCCAGGTCGACGCGTATGTCCTCGACGAAGCCCTGCGACCGGTTCCCCCGGGTGTCGCGGGAGAGCTGTACGTGGGCGGTCCCCTGGTGGCGCGCGGCTACCTGGGGCGCCCGGAGCTGACCGCCGAGCGCTTCGTTCCGGACCCGTATGCCGATGAGCCGGGGGCGCGGCTGTATCGCACGGGAGACGTGGCGCGCTGGCGTGCCTCGGGCCACCTGGAGCTGCTCGGCCGCGTGGATGCGCAGGTGAAGCTGCGTGGGTTCCGCATCGAGCCGGGCGAGGTGGAGTCGGCCCTGCGTGAGCTCGTGGGCATGCGCCAGTCTCACGTGCGCGTGTGGAGCCCGCCGTCGGGAGGCGAGCCTCGACTGGTGGCGTACGTGGTGCCTCCGGAGACGGGGATGCCACCGCCGGGTGAGGTGCGCGCGAGCTTGAGGGCGCGCCTGCCGGAGTACCTGATCCCCGCGGACTTCGTCGTCCTGGAGGCGCTGCCCGTGCTGTCCAGCGGCAAGGTGGACACGCGGGCCCTGCCACCGCCGACGCGCGCGACGCCGCACGAGGGCGCGCCGCGCACGCCGCTGGAGGAGACGCTGGCCAAGGCCTGGGCGGAGACGCTCGGCTTCCCGGCGGTCAGCATCCACGCGCACTTCTTCGACGACCTGGGCGGCAGCTCGCTGTCGGCGGTGCGCGCTTGCGCTCGCCTGCGAGAGGCGCTCGGTCGTGACGTCCCCATCACCCACTTCTTCGAACACCCCACGGTCCAGGCCCTGGCTCGGAGGCTGTCCTCCGAGTCGGAGCCCGGGACGCAAGCCGTGAAGCACCAGGAGCGCGCCGAGGCCCGCCGTCAGGCCCTCCAGCGTCGCGGCGGAAGGAACAACCGAGATCATGGCTGA
- a CDS encoding acyl-CoA thioesterase, producing MSHMQPSLPSSATETRMVDMVFPDQTNHYGTLFGGQALRWMDMSAFITASRYTRRTVVTASSERVDFHMPVQQGQLVELVSRVTATGRTSVTVDVEMFAEDLLTGARELCTRGRFVLVALDEHRKPTAVPPLAPEPSAG from the coding sequence ATGAGTCACATGCAGCCGTCCCTCCCCTCCTCCGCCACCGAGACGCGGATGGTGGACATGGTGTTCCCGGATCAGACCAACCACTACGGCACCCTCTTCGGAGGTCAGGCCCTGAGGTGGATGGACATGTCCGCGTTCATCACCGCCAGCCGCTACACGCGCCGCACCGTCGTCACCGCGTCCAGCGAGCGCGTGGACTTCCACATGCCCGTGCAGCAGGGGCAGCTCGTGGAGCTGGTCAGCCGCGTGACGGCGACGGGCCGCACCTCCGTCACCGTGGACGTGGAGATGTTCGCGGAGGACCTGCTCACCGGCGCGCGGGAGCTGTGCACCCGGGGGCGCTTCGTGCTCGTGGCGCTGGATGAGCACCGCAAGCCCACCGCCGTGCCGCCGCTCGCGCCCGAGCCGAGCGCGGGGTGA
- a CDS encoding FHA domain-containing protein, producing the protein MDEVIFLEVLEGDLVNTRHRLERFPATVGRAYSNDVILDDPKVSAEHLRIDRREDGALVLRDVGSDNGTWRVQPWTQLAELELAPDTRVAVGDTVLRFRARNHAVPPTVVSTVSGEPRERVFEHPRAFPVAMLALLLFSALASYLGNYARTDWGELTVALVMPLTLTLLWAGGWAVASRISRRHFHYRAHATIGALVLLGAVALPLLVAALGFSLGLGASLSWVYHATFLLLMGWGLFWHLRYVARWEPARLVRVLVVVTLAFGAVSRANDLLGNEPFSTSLDFSRTLLPPVFRVARAQPVESFFEDLDGLQEQVDALAKEE; encoded by the coding sequence GTGGACGAAGTGATCTTCCTGGAGGTGCTGGAGGGTGACCTGGTCAACACGCGTCACCGGCTGGAGCGCTTCCCGGCCACGGTGGGCCGCGCGTACTCGAACGACGTCATCCTGGACGACCCGAAGGTCTCCGCCGAGCACCTGCGCATCGACCGCCGCGAGGATGGCGCGCTCGTGCTGCGCGACGTCGGCAGCGACAATGGCACCTGGCGCGTGCAGCCCTGGACGCAGCTGGCGGAGCTGGAGCTGGCGCCCGACACCCGCGTGGCCGTGGGGGACACGGTGCTGCGCTTCCGGGCCCGCAACCACGCGGTGCCGCCCACGGTGGTCAGCACCGTGTCCGGCGAGCCTCGCGAGCGCGTGTTCGAGCACCCGCGCGCCTTCCCCGTGGCGATGTTGGCCCTGCTGCTGTTCAGCGCGCTGGCGTCCTACCTGGGCAACTACGCGCGCACGGACTGGGGCGAGCTCACGGTGGCCCTGGTGATGCCCCTGACGCTCACGCTCCTGTGGGCCGGAGGCTGGGCGGTGGCCAGCCGCATCTCCCGCCGCCACTTCCACTACCGCGCGCACGCGACCATCGGCGCGCTGGTGCTCCTGGGCGCCGTCGCGCTGCCGCTGCTGGTGGCCGCGCTGGGCTTCAGCCTGGGCCTGGGCGCCAGCCTCTCCTGGGTGTACCACGCGACGTTCCTGCTCCTCATGGGCTGGGGGCTCTTCTGGCACCTGCGCTACGTGGCGCGGTGGGAGCCGGCGCGGCTGGTGCGGGTGCTCGTCGTGGTGACGCTGGCCTTCGGCGCCGTGTCCCGGGCGAATGACCTGCTGGGCAACGAGCCCTTCAGCACGTCGCTGGACTTCTCCCGCACGCTGCTGCCGCCCGTCTTCCGGGTGGCCCGCGCCCAGCCCGTGGAGTCCTTCTTCGAGGACCTGGACGGGCTCCAGGAGCAGGTGGACGCGCTCGCCAAGGAGGAGTAG
- a CDS encoding S1C family serine protease has translation MFVFLLVAVLGQAPAVAPSEPGAPSAVRSQPDVVPAPAPEPPPAVLPPATHELFQRIQNRVAQVRIIERRSGTRSSIGSAFFVSGDGYAITNYHVVSDVVLHPEDYTAQLVLRTGGEPVPARLVDVDVVHDLAVIRMDEPVKDFFVLEDREPPQGARLFAMGNPHDLGTTIVEGTYNGFIQDSLYERLHFSGAINPGMSGGPTLTGQGTVVGVNVATMGNQLGFLVPVHRARTLLGRALKLAPDATPALMETVRAQLIENQQRLTEQMLAASLPKQTLGSYHVPGRWIPFLKCWGDTPHDPEVPYTVTNYQCSSEEDIYLSSRHRTGVVAFLHQQASSQELGALRFSALYTALFSQDPDTVEASREDVTNFRCTSEFVDVGGLPVRAAMCLRAYKRFPGLYDLVLRAAALNASTSGVDTSLTLGGFTADNARKLARRYLEGLSWTK, from the coding sequence ATGTTCGTCTTCCTCCTCGTCGCCGTGCTGGGGCAGGCGCCGGCCGTCGCCCCATCGGAGCCGGGCGCGCCCTCCGCCGTCCGAAGCCAACCCGACGTCGTGCCCGCTCCCGCGCCCGAGCCGCCTCCGGCCGTGTTGCCCCCGGCCACCCACGAGCTCTTCCAGCGCATCCAGAACCGCGTCGCCCAGGTGCGCATCATCGAGCGTCGCTCGGGCACGCGCTCCTCCATCGGCTCCGCCTTCTTCGTCTCGGGCGACGGGTACGCCATCACCAACTACCACGTGGTCTCCGACGTGGTGCTCCACCCGGAGGACTACACCGCGCAGCTCGTGCTGCGCACCGGCGGGGAGCCCGTGCCCGCGCGCCTGGTGGACGTGGACGTGGTGCACGACCTGGCCGTCATCCGCATGGATGAACCGGTGAAGGACTTCTTCGTCCTGGAGGACCGCGAGCCGCCCCAGGGCGCGCGCCTGTTCGCCATGGGCAATCCCCATGACCTGGGCACCACCATCGTCGAGGGCACGTACAACGGCTTCATCCAGGACTCGCTCTACGAGCGCCTGCACTTCAGCGGCGCCATTAACCCCGGCATGAGTGGAGGCCCGACGCTGACGGGGCAGGGCACGGTGGTGGGAGTCAACGTGGCCACCATGGGCAACCAGCTGGGCTTCCTGGTGCCGGTGCACCGCGCGAGGACGCTGCTCGGCCGGGCGCTGAAGCTGGCGCCGGACGCGACGCCCGCGCTGATGGAGACGGTGCGCGCGCAGCTCATCGAGAACCAGCAGCGGCTCACCGAGCAGATGCTCGCGGCCTCGCTGCCGAAGCAGACCCTGGGCAGCTACCACGTCCCGGGGCGGTGGATTCCCTTCCTCAAGTGCTGGGGCGACACGCCGCATGACCCGGAGGTGCCGTACACCGTGACGAACTACCAGTGCTCGTCCGAGGAGGACATCTACCTGTCCTCGCGGCACCGCACCGGCGTGGTGGCCTTCCTGCACCAGCAGGCCTCCAGCCAGGAGCTGGGCGCGCTGCGCTTCTCCGCGCTCTACACCGCGCTGTTCTCGCAGGACCCGGACACGGTGGAGGCCTCGCGCGAGGACGTCACCAACTTCCGGTGCACCTCCGAGTTCGTGGACGTGGGCGGCCTGCCCGTGCGCGCCGCCATGTGCCTGCGCGCGTACAAGCGCTTCCCGGGGCTCTATGACCTGGTGCTGCGCGCCGCCGCGCTCAACGCCAGCACCAGCGGGGTGGACACCAGCCTCACGCTGGGCGGCTTCACGGCGGACAACGCGCGCAAGCTGGCGCGCCGCTACCTGGAGGGGCTGTCGTGGACGAAGTGA
- a CDS encoding aldo/keto reductase produces the protein MKFTQLGRTGLRVSRLCLGCMSYGTPSWRPWVLNEEASQPFFRRAVELGINFFDTADMYSLGVSEEVTGRALRRYARMEEVVLATKVYFPMGDGPNMRGLSRKHIVQACEASLKRLGVETIDLYQIHRMDPHTPLEETLAALDQLVNQGKVRYLGASSTFAWQFARALGVADLHGWSRFVSMQDHYNLVYREEEREMLPLCEAEGIGVIPWSPLARGLLAGSRKSLTDRTSTTRAKTDAYAPVLYDQPGDWEVAEANRKVAEARNVPPAQVALAWLLSRPVVTAPIIGATKMEHLEDAVRAVDLKLTAEELQQLEAPYQPHALRGM, from the coding sequence ATGAAGTTCACACAGCTGGGCCGCACCGGCCTGCGTGTCTCCCGCCTCTGCCTGGGCTGCATGAGCTACGGCACGCCTTCCTGGCGACCCTGGGTCCTGAACGAGGAAGCCTCCCAGCCCTTCTTCCGCCGCGCGGTGGAGCTGGGCATCAACTTCTTCGACACCGCGGACATGTACTCGCTGGGAGTCAGCGAGGAAGTGACGGGCCGTGCGCTGCGACGGTATGCGCGCATGGAGGAGGTGGTGCTCGCCACCAAGGTGTACTTCCCCATGGGGGACGGGCCCAACATGCGGGGCCTGTCTCGCAAGCACATCGTCCAGGCGTGCGAGGCGAGCCTCAAGCGCCTGGGGGTGGAGACCATCGACCTGTATCAAATCCACCGGATGGACCCGCACACGCCGCTGGAGGAGACGCTGGCGGCGTTGGATCAGCTCGTGAACCAGGGCAAGGTGCGCTACCTGGGCGCGTCGTCCACGTTCGCCTGGCAGTTCGCCCGCGCGCTGGGCGTGGCGGACCTGCACGGCTGGTCGCGCTTCGTGTCCATGCAGGACCACTACAACCTGGTCTACCGCGAGGAGGAGCGGGAGATGCTGCCGCTGTGCGAGGCGGAGGGCATCGGCGTCATCCCCTGGTCGCCCCTGGCGCGCGGGCTGCTCGCGGGCTCCCGCAAGTCGCTGACGGACCGGACCTCCACGACGCGCGCGAAGACGGATGCGTACGCGCCCGTGCTGTATGACCAGCCGGGTGACTGGGAGGTGGCGGAGGCCAACCGGAAGGTGGCCGAGGCGCGCAACGTGCCGCCCGCGCAGGTGGCCCTGGCGTGGCTCCTGTCACGGCCGGTGGTGACGGCGCCCATCATCGGCGCCACGAAGATGGAGCACCTGGAGGACGCCGTGCGCGCCGTGGACCTCAAGCTCACGGCGGAGGAGCTTCAACAGCTCGAGGCGCCCTACCAGCCCCACGCGCTGCGCGGCATGTGA
- a CDS encoding DUF4130 domain-containing protein → MRVSVAPELSSFREVARGLLVRGMPPDRVEFEQGQESWTEWMDPLLSGGGARAAPALPADFLSLAEKVVCHRDAERFALLYRVLWRLTHGERRLLEKDADRDVQRLRRMERAVRRDLRELVIRVRFRRAASDGEARHVAWYRPEHRVVRLAAPFLVGRFPSLHWSLFTPDASAHWDRARLSFGAGLAFPEPGPAASPDAGPARPRVLLLGDVPGTREEGDAACFVGPSGRLLELVLSRAGLRTSDLRVSRARWPGRRSGALTWPEARALREELSSEAAQVRPRLLLALGSAAGQVLLGPGFRLDVGRGRLVPSEWAPGALATFAPWDVLRRQDPRERAEARIHFEADVRAAAQWLKSPEALGS, encoded by the coding sequence GTGCGAGTGAGCGTGGCGCCGGAGCTGTCGTCGTTCCGGGAGGTGGCGCGTGGGTTGTTGGTGCGCGGCATGCCTCCGGACCGGGTGGAGTTCGAACAGGGGCAGGAGTCGTGGACGGAGTGGATGGACCCGCTCCTGTCCGGCGGCGGCGCCCGCGCTGCCCCGGCGCTGCCCGCGGACTTCCTGTCCCTGGCGGAGAAGGTGGTGTGTCACCGGGACGCGGAGCGCTTCGCGTTGCTGTACCGCGTGCTCTGGCGGCTGACGCACGGTGAGCGGCGCCTGCTGGAGAAGGACGCGGACCGGGACGTCCAGCGGCTGCGGCGCATGGAGCGCGCGGTGCGGAGGGACCTGCGGGAGCTGGTGATTCGCGTCCGGTTCCGTCGCGCCGCCTCGGACGGAGAGGCGCGCCATGTCGCGTGGTACCGGCCGGAGCACCGCGTCGTCCGGCTGGCCGCGCCCTTCCTCGTGGGGCGCTTCCCCTCGCTCCACTGGAGCCTCTTCACGCCGGACGCCAGCGCGCATTGGGACCGGGCGCGGCTGTCCTTCGGCGCGGGGCTCGCGTTCCCTGAACCTGGGCCCGCCGCGTCACCGGACGCGGGCCCAGCGCGGCCGCGGGTGTTGCTGCTGGGGGACGTGCCCGGCACGCGGGAGGAGGGGGACGCGGCGTGCTTCGTGGGACCCTCGGGCCGGTTGCTGGAGCTGGTGCTCTCGCGCGCGGGGCTGCGGACGTCGGACCTGCGGGTGTCTCGGGCCCGCTGGCCGGGACGTCGCTCGGGCGCGCTCACCTGGCCGGAGGCTCGGGCCCTGCGGGAGGAGCTGTCCTCGGAGGCGGCGCAAGTCCGCCCCCGGCTGCTGCTCGCGTTGGGCAGCGCCGCGGGGCAGGTGCTGCTGGGGCCGGGCTTCCGGCTGGACGTGGGGCGGGGGCGGCTGGTGCCCTCCGAGTGGGCCCCCGGCGCGCTTGCCACCTTCGCGCCGTGGGACGTGCTGCGTCGGCAGGACCCTCGCGAGCGCGCGGAAGCCCGCATCCACTTCGAGGCGGACGTGCGCGCCGCGGCGCAGTGGCTGAAGAGCCCGGAGGCCCTGGGCTCCTGA